In the bacterium genome, one interval contains:
- a CDS encoding pilus assembly protein N-terminal domain-containing protein, which produces MRSLARRLVWVVLLILPFGSGAVACGANGPITFTVHVLGGSTKTSLRLQPGFATVLRADHRVDTVAIGDPRLVSATTVKHGQEVYDLVLQPQTATGATNMIVWFGDLTSIWDLTIGPGLRTADLVYVVTTPPPALQSKASPPLPVPSPARGTEAAPIAVSSPTTAAAGSKTGGEPAQAPSAREAESQLEVQQALGDTMGVFQLFLNPTSITIRYRINNQGTTDFSIRPNGVVLKVNGRSVPFGMSRNNADKTRPALLPSGAAETGVINAPVRGPRQVEVIFALFPTDEDRQAPNRAGPMTFQFLFAGLARLAVSRDR; this is translated from the coding sequence GTGAGATCCCTCGCACGGCGCTTGGTCTGGGTTGTCCTTCTGATTCTCCCATTTGGAAGTGGAGCCGTCGCCTGCGGAGCCAACGGTCCCATCACATTCACCGTACACGTCCTCGGCGGCTCCACCAAGACGTCGCTGCGCCTCCAGCCGGGTTTTGCAACGGTCCTCCGAGCCGACCACCGGGTGGACACCGTCGCGATCGGCGATCCCCGGCTGGTCAGTGCGACGACGGTAAAGCATGGACAGGAGGTCTATGATCTCGTACTTCAACCGCAGACGGCAACCGGTGCTACCAACATGATCGTGTGGTTTGGCGATCTCACGTCCATCTGGGACCTCACCATCGGTCCCGGACTGCGGACGGCGGACCTTGTCTATGTGGTCACGACGCCTCCACCCGCCTTGCAATCGAAGGCATCACCCCCGCTGCCGGTTCCGTCTCCGGCCAGAGGCACAGAGGCCGCACCGATTGCTGTCAGCTCACCAACGACCGCGGCCGCTGGCTCCAAGACGGGCGGGGAACCGGCTCAAGCCCCCTCCGCAAGAGAGGCAGAATCGCAGCTCGAGGTCCAGCAAGCCCTCGGGGACACGATGGGCGTCTTCCAGTTGTTTCTGAACCCAACGAGCATCACGATCCGTTATCGGATCAACAACCAGGGCACTACCGACTTCTCAATTCGGCCAAACGGCGTCGTGCTCAAGGTGAACGGCCGGTCGGTCCCGTTCGGAATGTCTCGAAACAACGCGGACAAGACGAGGCCGGCGCTCCTTCCCTCGGGGGCCGCTGAAACCGGCGTCATCAATGCACCCGTGAGGGGACCTCGTCAGGTCGAAGTCATCTTCGCGCTCTTCCCGACGGACGAAGACCGGCAGGCGCCGAATCGGGCCGGGCCAATGACCTTCCAATTCCTCTTTGCCGGCCTGGCACGTCTCGCAGTGTCCCGCGATCGGTAA